From Blattabacterium cuenoti, a single genomic window includes:
- the glnS gene encoding glutamine--tRNA ligase → MVIKSHIHFIEKIIEEDIKNGLPIKKIKFRFPPEPNGFLHIGHIKAICLNFELGIKYKSPINLRFDDTNPIGENRTFIESIKKDILFLGFHWDQESYASDYFPQLYKWAIKLIKKNKAYVDDQSQNIIQFQRKNPFEIGINSDYRNRSIEENLFLFEKMKNGSFKEGACVLRAKINMSSSNMNMRDPIMYRILQKKHHRTGYKWCIYPTYDWTHGLCDYIEQISHSLCSLEFENRRPLYNWYLDHIYIDNNDQIRPKQIEFSRLNLSHTITSKRKIQYLIKKGIIQSWDDPRIFTISGLRRKGYTSIALKNFIHKIGITKRNNIIDISFLEFWIRKHLNKIATRVMVVLHPIKLIIDNYLNTRTEWMEAENNPEDSNFGNRKIPFSKYIYIEENDFLEKEKKNFFRLCLGKEVRLKNAYIIKANYIRKNSEGKIKEIHCTYDPKSKSGKRNKTQEKRRVKSTLHWVSIKHFFPIKINLYNSLFFKKNTDDINFDKHINPTSKNQIIGYAEPYLKEAKKGDHFQFQRIGYFYVDSEMIHNKEKIVFNQTVSIKNQWEKYNL, encoded by the coding sequence ATTGTAATAAAATCACATATACATTTTATTGAAAAAATTATAGAAGAAGATATAAAAAATGGACTTCCTATAAAAAAAATTAAATTTCGTTTTCCTCCTGAACCCAATGGGTTTCTTCATATTGGACATATAAAAGCTATATGTTTAAATTTTGAGTTAGGAATAAAATATAAATCTCCAATTAATTTAAGATTTGATGATACTAATCCTATAGGAGAAAATAGAACTTTTATAGAATCTATAAAAAAAGACATTCTTTTTTTAGGATTTCATTGGGATCAGGAAAGTTATGCTTCAGATTATTTTCCTCAACTTTATAAATGGGCTATAAAGTTAATTAAAAAGAATAAAGCTTATGTAGATGATCAATCTCAAAATATTATCCAATTTCAAAGGAAAAATCCTTTTGAAATTGGAATTAATAGTGATTATAGAAATAGATCTATAGAAGAAAATTTGTTTTTATTCGAAAAAATGAAAAATGGATCCTTTAAAGAAGGGGCTTGTGTTTTAAGAGCTAAAATTAATATGAGTTCTTCAAATATGAATATGCGAGATCCAATTATGTACAGAATTTTACAAAAAAAACATCATAGAACTGGATATAAATGGTGTATTTATCCTACTTATGATTGGACACATGGTTTATGTGATTATATAGAACAAATATCTCATTCTTTATGTTCATTAGAATTTGAAAATAGACGTCCTTTATATAACTGGTATTTAGATCATATTTATATTGATAATAATGATCAAATTAGGCCTAAACAAATAGAATTCTCAAGATTAAATTTAAGTCATACTATAACGAGTAAAAGAAAAATTCAATATTTAATTAAAAAAGGAATTATTCAATCTTGGGACGACCCACGTATTTTCACAATATCTGGATTACGTCGTAAAGGATATACTTCTATTGCTTTAAAAAATTTTATTCATAAAATAGGAATTACAAAAAGAAATAATATTATAGACATATCTTTTTTAGAATTTTGGATTAGAAAACATTTAAATAAAATAGCTACTAGGGTTATGGTTGTATTACATCCAATTAAATTAATCATAGACAATTATTTAAATACGAGAACTGAATGGATGGAAGCAGAAAATAATCCAGAAGATTCTAATTTTGGAAATAGAAAAATTCCTTTTTCTAAATATATATATATTGAAGAAAATGACTTTTTAGAAAAAGAAAAGAAAAATTTTTTTCGTCTATGTCTTGGAAAAGAAGTTCGACTTAAAAATGCTTATATCATAAAAGCAAATTATATAAGAAAAAATTCTGAAGGAAAAATAAAAGAAATACATTGTACTTATGATCCCAAAAGCAAGTCTGGAAAAAGAAATAAAACTCAAGAAAAAAGAAGAGTAAAAAGTACTTTACATTGGGTCTCTATAAAACATTTTTTTCCTATAAAGATTAATTTATACAATTCTCTTTTTTTTAAAAAAAATACAGATGATATTAATTTTGATAAACATATCAATCCTACATCAAAAAATCAAATTATAGGTTATGCTGAGCCTTATTTAAAGGAAGCAAAAAAAGGAGATCATTTTCAATTCCAAAGAATTGGATATTTTTATGTGGATAGTGAGATGATTCACAATAAAGAAAAAATTGTTTTTAATCAAACAGTATCTATAAAAAACCAATGGGAAAAATATAACTTATAA
- the miaA gene encoding tRNA (adenosine(37)-N6)-dimethylallyltransferase MiaA has translation MNQKYLIFILGPTCVGKTNLSLFLAEKFKTEILSSDSRQFYKELKIGTSMPTTKELYSVPHHFIGHLSIHHTYNAKLFEIDSLNKISELFTKHSILIMVGGSSLYEKAVTEGLSEFPKINSNVRNRLIYYFKKNGISFLQKEFLKIQKKNESIDIDNPRRLIRYLEIFRSTGKNPSFFYTHKKKRNFIILKIGLTIPRYEIYSRINDRVDYMMKIGLLDEAKLYYHYRNLNSLKTIGYKEIFDFFSKEKNDLNESIEEIKKNTRRYAKKQFTWYRKDPSIIWFHPKEKDKILNFILKIMGNTGFEPVTSCL, from the coding sequence TTGAATCAAAAATATCTTATTTTTATTTTAGGCCCAACCTGTGTAGGAAAAACTAATCTTTCCTTATTTTTAGCTGAAAAATTTAAAACTGAAATTTTATCCAGTGATTCTAGACAATTTTATAAAGAATTAAAAATAGGAACTTCTATGCCAACTACAAAAGAACTATATAGTGTTCCTCATCATTTTATTGGACATTTGAGTATTCATCATACTTATAATGCCAAATTATTTGAAATAGATTCTTTGAATAAGATTTCAGAGTTATTTACTAAACATTCCATATTAATTATGGTAGGAGGATCTAGTTTATATGAAAAAGCAGTAACAGAAGGATTATCTGAATTTCCTAAAATCAATTCTAATGTTAGAAATCGTTTGATTTATTATTTTAAAAAAAATGGAATTTCCTTTTTACAAAAAGAATTTCTCAAAATTCAAAAAAAAAATGAATCAATAGATATTGATAATCCTAGACGTTTAATTCGATACTTAGAAATATTTAGATCTACAGGAAAAAATCCTTCTTTTTTTTACACACATAAAAAAAAAAGAAATTTTATAATTTTAAAAATAGGATTAACAATTCCAAGATATGAAATTTATTCCAGAATAAATGATAGAGTAGATTACATGATGAAAATAGGTTTGTTAGATGAAGCAAAACTCTATTATCATTATAGAAATTTAAATAGTTTAAAAACTATAGGATATAAAGAAATATTTGATTTTTTTTCTAAAGAAAAAAATGATTTAAATGAAAGTATAGAAGAAATAAAAAAAAACACCAGAAGATATGCAAAAAAACAGTTTACCTGGTATAGGAAAGATCCGTCAATTATATGGTTTCATCCAAAAGAAAAAGATAAAATATTAAATTTTATTTTAAAAATAATGGGCAATACTGGATTCGAACCAGTGACCTCCTGCTTGTAA
- the rpoC gene encoding DNA-directed RNA polymerase subunit beta' has protein sequence MNKKKNNKFNKITIRLSSPEIILKESHGEVLKPETINYRTHKPERDGLFCERIFGPVKDYECACGKYKRIRYKGIVCDRCGVEVTEKKVRRERMGHISLVVPVVHIWCFRSSPNKIGHLLGLPSKKLDMIIYYERYVVIQGGVGIRTDGSSFHKGDFLTEEEYLQVLNKLPRGNQQLEDSDPNKFIAKMGAECIEDLLNKINLDLLSMNLRNQAHNETSKQRRTEALKRLQVVESFREGKKNGGDPSWMIIHVLSVIPPELRPLVPLDGGRYAASDMTDLYRRVLIRNNRLKRLIEIKAPEVILRNEKRMLQEAVDSLFDNSRKISAVKSEANRPLKSLSDALKGKQGRFRQNLLGKRVDYSARSVIVVGPHLKLHECGLPKDMAAELYKPFIIRKLIERGIVKTVKSSKKIIDKRDPMIWDILENVLKGHPILLNRAPTLHRLGIQAFQPKLIEGKAIQLHPLVCAAFNADFDGDQMAVHLPLSHGAILEAQLLMLASQNILNPANGSPITVPSQDMVLGLYYMTKPLLSDSTKKVKGEGFIFYSPEEVEIAYNQNVVDLHALIKVKVNLREKEKFVSKIIETTVGRVLFNQVVPRKVGFINESLTKKSLREIIGKILHLTDVPTTANFLDDIKELGFYNAFKGGLSFGLGDIIIPDNKKNMVEHAMKQVDNVKINYNMGLITNNERYNQVIDIWSNTNAMLTEKVMKYMREDRQGFNSVYMMLDSGARGSKEQIRQLSGMRGLMAKPQKAGSSGGEIIENPILSNFREGLSILEYFISTHGARKGLADTALKTADAGYLTRRLVDAAQDVIIKMEDCQTLRGLEISALKKNEEIVETLFDRILGRISLNDIYKDNQLIISSGEMIDEQIAEIIDQSGIETVEVRSPLTCEAKMGICSKCYGRNLSTGKIIQKGEAVGVIAAQSIGEPGTQLTLRTFHVGGTAGNITESSQIKAKHDGIIEFEDLKLVKIKQNYDHIGIVVSRTTEMKLFNLKKSSVLMMNNIPYGAYLYVKHGDKLKTGDIICKWDLYNAVIVAEFSGIISYQHLEQGVTFQVEIDEQTGFQEKVITEVRNKNLIPTLKIVNDKNEELKVYNLPVGAHLMVEDEEKINVGKILVKVPRRTAKSGDITGGLPRLSELFEARNPSNPAIVSEIDGIVSHGKIKRGHREIIVESKTGEIRKYLVKLSNQILVQENDYVKAGMPLSDGAITPNDILNIRGPRAVQEYLIKEIQDVYRLQGVKINDKHFEVIVLQMMRKVEVIDVGDTKFLEGNIEYKDDFIEENDRISQMKVVENSGDSEIFKNGDIISYRNLRNENAVLKYKNKKLVKTRNAIFATARPILQGITRAALQTKSFISAASFQETTKVLSEAAISSKIDYLHGLKENVIVGHKIPAGTGLREYENIFPDILYEAEN, from the coding sequence ATGAATAAGAAAAAAAACAATAAATTCAATAAAATAACCATTCGATTATCTTCTCCAGAAATTATATTAAAGGAATCTCATGGAGAAGTACTCAAACCAGAAACAATTAATTATCGGACTCATAAACCAGAAAGAGATGGACTTTTTTGTGAACGAATTTTTGGTCCAGTCAAAGATTATGAATGTGCTTGTGGGAAATATAAAAGAATTCGTTATAAAGGTATTGTTTGTGATCGATGTGGTGTTGAAGTTACTGAGAAAAAAGTCAGAAGAGAACGTATGGGGCATATAAGTCTCGTCGTTCCTGTTGTTCATATTTGGTGTTTTCGATCTTCTCCTAATAAAATTGGACATTTATTAGGTTTACCTTCTAAGAAACTTGATATGATAATTTATTATGAACGATATGTCGTTATTCAAGGAGGAGTAGGAATACGTACAGATGGATCTTCTTTCCATAAAGGAGATTTCCTTACCGAAGAAGAATATTTGCAGGTATTAAACAAACTCCCAAGAGGAAATCAACAATTAGAAGATTCGGATCCCAATAAATTTATTGCTAAAATGGGAGCAGAATGTATAGAGGATCTTTTAAATAAAATAAATTTAGATCTTTTGTCTATGAATTTAAGGAATCAGGCACATAATGAAACTTCAAAACAAAGGAGAACTGAAGCATTAAAACGTTTACAAGTTGTTGAATCCTTTAGAGAAGGAAAGAAAAATGGAGGAGATCCATCTTGGATGATTATTCATGTATTATCTGTGATTCCTCCTGAATTACGTCCTTTAGTTCCTTTGGATGGAGGTCGTTATGCCGCTTCAGATATGACCGATTTATATCGTCGTGTACTTATAAGAAATAATCGTTTAAAAAGACTTATAGAAATCAAAGCACCTGAAGTGATTTTACGAAATGAAAAAAGAATGCTTCAAGAAGCAGTTGATTCTCTTTTTGATAATTCAAGAAAAATTTCTGCTGTAAAATCAGAAGCAAATCGTCCTTTAAAATCTTTATCTGATGCATTAAAAGGAAAACAAGGTCGATTTAGACAGAATTTACTTGGAAAAAGAGTAGATTATTCTGCAAGATCAGTTATAGTAGTCGGTCCACATTTGAAGTTGCATGAATGTGGATTACCTAAAGATATGGCAGCAGAACTTTATAAACCCTTTATCATACGAAAATTGATTGAAAGAGGAATTGTAAAAACAGTAAAATCTTCTAAAAAAATTATTGATAAAAGAGATCCCATGATATGGGATATTTTAGAAAATGTTTTAAAAGGACATCCTATATTATTAAATAGAGCTCCTACATTGCATAGGTTAGGAATTCAAGCTTTTCAACCTAAATTAATAGAGGGAAAAGCAATTCAATTACATCCTTTAGTTTGTGCTGCTTTTAATGCTGATTTTGATGGCGATCAAATGGCTGTTCATTTACCATTATCTCATGGAGCAATATTAGAAGCTCAACTTTTGATGTTAGCTTCTCAAAACATATTAAATCCGGCGAATGGATCTCCTATTACAGTCCCTTCTCAAGATATGGTATTAGGATTATATTATATGACTAAACCTTTGTTATCAGATTCCACAAAGAAAGTAAAAGGTGAAGGTTTTATTTTTTATTCTCCAGAAGAGGTAGAAATTGCCTACAATCAAAATGTAGTAGATCTACATGCTTTAATTAAAGTTAAAGTCAATCTTCGTGAAAAAGAAAAATTTGTTAGTAAAATAATAGAAACAACTGTAGGCAGAGTATTGTTCAATCAAGTAGTTCCTAGAAAAGTAGGATTTATTAATGAATCTCTTACAAAAAAATCCCTTAGAGAAATTATAGGAAAAATATTACATCTTACAGATGTTCCTACTACTGCAAATTTTTTAGATGATATTAAGGAATTAGGTTTTTATAATGCATTCAAAGGAGGGTTGTCTTTTGGATTGGGAGATATTATTATTCCTGATAATAAAAAAAATATGGTTGAACATGCAATGAAACAAGTAGATAATGTAAAAATAAATTATAATATGGGATTAATCACAAATAATGAACGTTATAATCAAGTCATTGATATATGGTCCAATACCAATGCTATGCTTACAGAAAAAGTCATGAAATATATGCGTGAAGATAGACAAGGATTTAATTCTGTATATATGATGTTAGATTCTGGAGCAAGAGGTTCTAAAGAACAAATACGTCAACTTTCAGGAATGCGTGGATTAATGGCTAAACCTCAAAAGGCAGGATCTTCTGGAGGAGAGATTATTGAAAATCCTATTTTATCCAATTTTAGAGAAGGATTATCAATTTTAGAATATTTTATATCTACTCATGGAGCTAGAAAAGGATTAGCAGATACTGCATTAAAAACAGCAGATGCTGGATATCTTACAAGACGTTTGGTTGATGCAGCTCAAGACGTTATTATCAAGATGGAAGATTGTCAAACTTTACGTGGATTAGAAATTTCAGCATTGAAAAAAAATGAAGAAATAGTGGAAACTTTATTTGATAGAATTTTAGGACGTATATCTTTAAATGATATTTATAAAGATAATCAATTAATAATTTCTTCAGGTGAAATGATTGACGAACAAATAGCAGAAATTATTGATCAATCTGGTATTGAAACGGTAGAAGTAAGATCTCCTTTAACTTGTGAAGCTAAAATGGGAATTTGTTCTAAATGTTATGGTCGTAATTTATCTACAGGAAAAATTATTCAAAAAGGAGAAGCAGTAGGAGTTATTGCTGCACAATCAATTGGAGAACCTGGAACTCAATTAACTTTACGAACTTTTCATGTTGGAGGAACGGCTGGAAATATTACAGAATCTTCACAAATAAAAGCAAAACATGACGGAATTATAGAATTTGAAGATTTAAAATTAGTGAAAATAAAACAAAATTATGATCATATAGGAATAGTGGTTTCTCGAACTACAGAAATGAAACTTTTTAATCTAAAAAAATCATCAGTTCTAATGATGAATAATATTCCTTATGGAGCCTATTTATATGTAAAACATGGAGATAAATTGAAAACAGGAGATATAATTTGCAAATGGGATTTATATAATGCAGTTATTGTTGCAGAATTTTCTGGCATAATATCTTATCAACATTTAGAACAAGGTGTAACTTTTCAAGTAGAAATAGATGAACAAACTGGATTTCAAGAAAAAGTAATTACAGAAGTTAGAAACAAAAATTTGATACCAACATTAAAAATTGTTAATGACAAAAATGAAGAATTAAAAGTATATAATCTACCGGTAGGAGCTCATTTAATGGTAGAAGATGAAGAAAAAATAAATGTAGGAAAAATATTAGTAAAAGTACCAAGAAGAACAGCTAAATCAGGAGATATTACAGGAGGATTACCTCGTTTATCTGAATTATTTGAAGCACGTAATCCATCTAATCCAGCTATAGTATCGGAAATAGATGGAATAGTGAGTCATGGTAAAATAAAAAGAGGGCATAGGGAAATTATTGTAGAGTCTAAAACAGGAGAAATTAGAAAATATTTAGTCAAATTATCCAATCAAATACTTGTGCAAGAAAACGATTATGTAAAAGCAGGAATGCCATTATCAGATGGAGCTATTACACCTAATGATATTTTAAATATAAGAGGCCCTAGAGCCGTTCAAGAATATTTAATCAAAGAAATACAAGATGTATATCGTTTGCAAGGTGTAAAAATTAATGATAAACATTTTGAAGTCATTGTTTTACAAATGATGAGAAAGGTAGAAGTTATAGATGTAGGCGATACTAAATTTTTGGAAGGAAATATAGAATATAAAGATGACTTTATAGAAGAAAATGATAGAATTTCTCAAATGAAAGTAGTTGAAAATTCTGGAGATTCTGAAATCTTTAAAAATGGAGATATTATTAGCTATAGAAATTTAAGAAATGAAAATGCAGTTTTAAAATATAAAAATAAAAAATTAGTCAAAACTAGAAATGCAATTTTTGCCACGGCAAGACCTATATTACAAGGGATAACAAGAGCGGCATTACAAACAAAATCTTTTATATCCGCCGCTTCATTTCAAGAAACAACAAAAGTTTTAAGCGAAGCTGCTATAAGTAGTAAAATTGATTATTTACATGGATTAAAGGAAAATGTTATTGTAGGACATAAAATACCCGCAGGGACTGGATTAAGAGAATATGAAAACATTTTTCCGGATATTTTATATGAAGCTGAAAATTAG
- a CDS encoding bifunctional folylpolyglutamate synthase/dihydrofolate synthase: MNYTETVQWILKRLPIYQEIGLRSYKPGLKRIHNFCSYLGNPQNFFKTIHVGGTNGKGSTVHMLSSILQEEKYNIGLFTSPHLIDFRERITWNGFLIEKEFIIDFINENKKFIEQEKISFFEMNTALAFQYFKEKKVNIAIIEVGMGGRLDSTNIINPEISVITNISIDHTETLGNNQFQIALEKAGIIKKNVSVIIGRQISKDVRFLFFKEALKKNAPIYISVNTTKDFQYKIPFKADYQNFNRSVVLKIVNILHHRKNIIISNRSIKKGLKNVIKNTKFKGRWHILQKENPKIICDIAHNEGGVYAINQQLKKESYKKLHLVLGFVKEKKVDNLLKYFPIESFYYFCQPDIDRKYSIHDLTMLVNKIFKNCDKINFFTSVKTAFLSAKKKANKNDLILISGSTFVVSEILLYYK; encoded by the coding sequence TTGAATTATACAGAAACAGTTCAATGGATTTTGAAACGTCTTCCAATCTATCAAGAAATAGGATTGAGATCGTATAAACCAGGTTTGAAGAGAATACATAATTTTTGTTCTTATTTAGGAAATCCACAAAATTTTTTTAAAACTATTCACGTAGGTGGAACAAATGGAAAAGGATCAACAGTTCACATGTTATCTTCTATTTTACAAGAAGAAAAATATAATATTGGGCTATTTACTTCTCCTCATTTAATAGATTTTAGAGAAAGAATAACCTGGAATGGATTTTTGATAGAAAAAGAATTCATAATAGATTTTATAAATGAAAATAAAAAATTTATAGAACAAGAAAAAATTTCATTTTTTGAAATGAATACCGCTTTAGCTTTTCAATATTTTAAAGAAAAAAAGGTAAATATAGCAATTATTGAGGTAGGAATGGGAGGACGATTAGATTCTACAAATATAATAAATCCAGAAATATCTGTAATTACAAATATTAGTATAGATCATACAGAAACTCTTGGAAATAATCAATTTCAAATTGCTTTGGAAAAAGCTGGAATTATAAAAAAAAATGTATCAGTAATAATAGGAAGACAAATATCAAAAGACGTTCGATTTCTTTTTTTTAAAGAAGCTTTAAAAAAAAATGCTCCAATTTATATTTCTGTAAATACTACAAAAGATTTTCAATATAAAATACCTTTTAAAGCAGATTATCAAAATTTCAATCGAAGCGTAGTATTAAAAATTGTCAATATTTTGCATCACAGAAAAAATATTATTATCTCTAATCGATCTATTAAAAAAGGATTAAAAAATGTAATTAAAAATACTAAATTTAAAGGAAGATGGCACATTTTACAAAAAGAAAATCCAAAAATTATTTGTGATATTGCTCATAATGAAGGAGGGGTATATGCAATCAATCAACAGTTAAAAAAAGAATCATATAAAAAACTACACCTAGTTTTAGGTTTTGTAAAAGAAAAAAAAGTAGATAATTTATTAAAATATTTTCCCATTGAATCTTTTTATTATTTTTGTCAACCTGATATAGATAGAAAATATTCTATTCATGATTTAACTATGTTGGTTAATAAAATATTTAAAAATTGTGATAAAATAAATTTTTTTACTTCTGTGAAAACAGCTTTTTTGTCTGCTAAAAAAAAAGCCAATAAAAATGATTTAATTTTAATCAGTGGAAGTACGTTTGTTGTATCTGAAATTTTGTTATATTATAAATAA